The proteins below come from a single Piscinibacter gummiphilus genomic window:
- the rraA gene encoding ribonuclease E activity regulator RraA yields MTPDFTTCDFCDTHKNNTDGTFRVLPPVFKDYGKRLKFAGRAVTIKCFEDNSLVKAALDTPGEGRVLVVDGGASLRRALVGGNLGAAGAKNGWAGIVVDGCVRDSAELALCDLGIRALALMPLPTEKRNEGQRDVVVQIQGVTVRPGDWLYADEDGIVVSATALT; encoded by the coding sequence ATGACCCCCGATTTCACCACCTGCGACTTCTGCGACACCCACAAGAACAACACCGACGGCACGTTTCGCGTGCTGCCACCCGTGTTCAAGGATTACGGCAAGCGGCTCAAGTTCGCCGGCCGCGCGGTCACCATCAAGTGCTTCGAAGACAACTCGCTGGTGAAGGCCGCGCTCGACACGCCGGGTGAAGGCCGTGTGCTGGTGGTCGATGGCGGGGCCTCGTTGCGCCGTGCGCTGGTGGGCGGCAACCTGGGGGCGGCCGGGGCCAAGAACGGCTGGGCCGGGATCGTGGTCGACGGGTGCGTGCGCGACAGCGCCGAACTTGCCCTCTGCGACCTCGGCATCCGTGCACTCGCGCTGATGCCGCTGCCCACCGAGAAGCGCAACGAGGGCCAGCGCGATGTCGTAGTGCAGATCCAGGGCGTGACCGTGCGCCCCGGCGACTGGCTGTATGCCGACGAAGACGGCATCGTGGTCAGCGCCACCGCGTTGACCTGA
- a CDS encoding methyl-accepting chemotaxis protein: MSWFERLKLSHRLIASFGVAIVLTMALGAGAVWQLGQVNHVASDLQSHWMPSVRAALEWRADLQSIRLVTLQHATAANEREKRRHTAVVTAALDQYAKHAAEFAALATLDEQKKLLGELGPLNESFISVTKQVLEVSSKDGNDAAMALQNEEMRPRAQQVETRMDRLVELSIEGGNAAAASSERAYKISRAVLAGGVLLSVLLGLGLAAAVTRSVLRQLGGDPADVAVVVERVASGDLTVRIATRKNEQTSLLASMQRMVQNLSGIVSGVRTGAESISTASSEVASGNLDLSSRTEAQAANVQQTAATLHELSSTVRSNADASRNATTMAASASEIAEKGGSVVGEVVQQMEQITTASKRIGEIIGVIDGIAFQTNILALNAAVEAARAGEQGRGFAVVAAEVRSLAQRSAEAAKEIKVLIRNSEERVEAGSTLANDAGRIMQEVVASVREVSGTIRAIADATVEQSTGLEQVNTSVSQMDSATQHNAALVEQSSAAAESLKQQAQALSQAVSAFRIA, translated from the coding sequence GTGAGCTGGTTCGAACGACTGAAACTTTCCCATCGACTGATCGCCTCGTTTGGCGTGGCCATCGTGCTGACGATGGCGCTGGGCGCCGGTGCCGTCTGGCAGTTGGGGCAGGTCAATCACGTTGCCTCCGACCTGCAGTCACACTGGATGCCCTCGGTGCGCGCCGCGCTCGAATGGCGTGCCGACCTGCAGTCCATCCGCCTGGTCACGCTGCAGCACGCCACAGCCGCCAATGAACGCGAGAAGCGCCGCCACACCGCCGTGGTGACGGCCGCGCTGGACCAGTACGCCAAGCACGCTGCAGAATTCGCGGCGCTCGCCACGCTGGACGAGCAGAAGAAGCTGCTCGGCGAACTGGGGCCGCTCAACGAGTCGTTCATCAGCGTGACCAAGCAGGTGCTCGAGGTGTCGAGCAAGGACGGCAACGACGCGGCGATGGCGCTGCAGAACGAGGAGATGCGCCCGCGCGCCCAGCAGGTCGAGACCCGCATGGACCGCCTGGTCGAACTCAGCATCGAAGGCGGCAACGCCGCCGCCGCCAGCAGCGAGCGCGCCTACAAGATCAGCCGTGCCGTGCTGGCCGGCGGTGTGCTGCTGTCGGTGCTGCTGGGCCTTGGCCTCGCCGCCGCGGTGACGCGCTCGGTGTTGCGCCAGCTCGGCGGTGACCCGGCCGACGTGGCGGTGGTCGTGGAGCGCGTGGCCTCGGGCGACCTCACGGTGCGCATCGCCACCCGCAAGAACGAGCAGACCAGCCTGCTCGCCAGCATGCAGCGAATGGTGCAGAACCTGTCGGGCATCGTCTCGGGCGTGCGCACGGGCGCCGAGTCCATTTCGACCGCGTCGTCGGAAGTCGCCAGCGGCAACCTCGACCTGTCGTCACGCACCGAGGCCCAGGCGGCCAACGTGCAGCAGACCGCCGCCACGCTGCACGAGCTCTCGAGCACCGTGCGCAGCAACGCCGATGCTTCGCGCAACGCGACCACGATGGCCGCCAGCGCCTCCGAGATCGCCGAAAAGGGCGGCTCGGTGGTGGGCGAGGTGGTGCAGCAGATGGAGCAGATCACGACCGCGTCGAAGCGCATCGGCGAGATCATCGGTGTGATCGACGGGATTGCCTTCCAGACCAACATCCTCGCGCTGAACGCGGCGGTGGAAGCGGCGCGCGCCGGCGAGCAGGGCCGCGGCTTCGCGGTCGTGGCGGCCGAAGTGCGCAGCCTCGCGCAGCGTTCGGCGGAAGCGGCCAAGGAGATCAAGGTGCTGATCCGCAACAGCGAAGAGCGCGTGGAAGCGGGCTCGACCCTAGCCAACGACGCGGGCCGCATCATGCAGGAGGTGGTGGCCTCGGTGCGCGAGGTGTCGGGCACGATCCGCGCGATCGCTGACGCAACCGTCGAGCAGTCGACCGGCCTCGAACAGGTGAACACCTCGGTATCGCAGATGGACAGCGCCACGCAGCACAACGCCGCGCTGGTCGAGCAGTCTTCTGCTGCGGCCGAAAGCCTGAAGCAGCAGGCGCAGGCGCTGAGCCAGGCGGTCAGCGCCTTCCGGATCGCCTGA
- a CDS encoding sensor histidine kinase yields MPRKAVALSLFWRTFFLLAILLLGGVFAWVQTFRALEFEPRAVQQAQQVASLVNLSRASMKYVDDINRVTLVKTMAASEAVKIVPREPNDKWEPFEGDRFSKAISDELHSRLGPDTVIAGSVNGVAGLWVGFSVEKDAYWLQADPTKVRMMAGSSWALWVTIALLATVLGSAAIARLINQPLRDLSFAASRIRDGEYESQLDENTLTSEIRQVNMGFNRMARELAKVEEDRAVMLAGISHDLRTPLARLRLEAEMSVQDEEAKKNMAMDIDQLDAIIDKFMDYARPGETKLVPVHVSSLVEREMQGFRDPSQIRISSRVAIDAKVMADEVELGRVFQNLFENARRYGRSTDTGIARVQVSYARTGPWVILSVRDHGPGVAPEKLKQLTTPFFRGDAARTAATGAGLGLAIVEKSVARMGGSFELANAMDGGLVAHVRLKKAP; encoded by the coding sequence GTGCCTCGCAAGGCCGTTGCGCTGAGCCTCTTCTGGCGCACCTTCTTCCTGCTGGCGATCCTGTTGCTGGGCGGCGTGTTCGCGTGGGTGCAGACCTTCCGCGCGCTCGAATTCGAGCCCCGCGCGGTGCAGCAGGCGCAGCAGGTGGCGAGCCTCGTGAACCTGTCGCGTGCGTCGATGAAGTACGTCGACGACATCAACCGCGTGACGCTGGTCAAGACCATGGCCGCGTCGGAGGCGGTGAAGATCGTGCCGCGCGAGCCCAACGACAAATGGGAACCCTTCGAAGGCGACCGTTTCTCGAAGGCCATCAGCGACGAGCTGCATTCGCGCCTGGGGCCCGACACGGTGATTGCCGGCTCCGTCAACGGCGTCGCCGGTCTGTGGGTCGGCTTCTCGGTCGAGAAAGACGCCTACTGGCTGCAGGCCGACCCGACCAAGGTGCGCATGATGGCCGGCAGCAGCTGGGCGCTGTGGGTCACGATCGCCCTGCTCGCCACCGTGCTCGGCTCGGCGGCGATTGCGCGCCTCATCAACCAGCCGCTGCGCGACCTGTCGTTCGCCGCCAGCCGCATCCGCGATGGCGAATACGAATCGCAGCTCGACGAGAACACCCTCACGAGCGAGATCCGCCAGGTCAACATGGGCTTCAACCGCATGGCCCGCGAGCTGGCCAAGGTGGAAGAAGACCGCGCCGTGATGCTCGCCGGCATCTCGCACGACCTTCGCACGCCGCTCGCGCGCCTGCGGCTCGAAGCCGAGATGAGCGTGCAGGACGAAGAAGCCAAGAAGAACATGGCGATGGACATCGACCAACTCGACGCCATCATCGACAAGTTCATGGACTACGCCCGCCCTGGCGAGACCAAGCTGGTGCCGGTGCATGTGTCGAGCCTGGTCGAGCGCGAGATGCAGGGCTTCCGCGACCCGTCGCAGATCCGCATCAGCTCGCGCGTGGCGATCGATGCCAAGGTGATGGCTGATGAAGTCGAACTCGGCCGCGTGTTCCAGAACCTCTTCGAGAACGCACGCCGCTACGGCCGCTCCACCGACACGGGCATCGCGCGCGTGCAGGTGAGCTATGCCCGCACCGGGCCGTGGGTGATCCTCTCGGTGCGCGACCACGGGCCCGGCGTGGCGCCCGAGAAGCTCAAGCAGCTCACCACGCCTTTCTTCCGTGGCGATGCAGCGCGCACCGCGGCCACGGGCGCCGGTCTCGGCCTTGCCATCGTCGAGAAATCGGTCGCGCGCATGGGCGGCAGCTTCGAACTCGCGAATGCGATGGACGGTGGGCTCGTCGCCCACGTGCGCCTCAAAAAGGCGCCATGA
- the ispD gene encoding 2-C-methyl-D-erythritol 4-phosphate cytidylyltransferase: protein MSASPIDLYALVPCAGIGERAGAGGPKQYAAVAGKPMVRHTLDALARVARLRQTLVVLSPRDDQFEKHVTGTTAWVAKVGGASRAMTVANGLAHLRERGANADDWVLVHDAARCLVQPAWIDALIDACVNDAVGGLLALPLADTLKAETAGRVSATVDRARKWAAQTPQMFRIGLLQEALAHAGDAVTDEASAIEALGHAPLLVPCSMENFKITWPADFALAERLLRTRP, encoded by the coding sequence ATGAGCGCATCTCCCATCGATCTGTACGCCTTGGTGCCTTGCGCTGGAATCGGTGAACGCGCCGGTGCCGGCGGGCCGAAGCAATATGCCGCGGTGGCAGGCAAGCCCATGGTGCGGCACACGCTCGACGCGTTGGCCCGGGTGGCGCGCCTGCGCCAGACGCTCGTGGTGCTGAGCCCGCGGGACGATCAGTTCGAGAAACACGTGACTGGCACGACCGCGTGGGTCGCCAAGGTCGGCGGTGCAAGCCGCGCGATGACCGTGGCGAACGGGCTGGCCCATTTGCGCGAACGCGGTGCGAATGCCGACGACTGGGTGCTGGTGCACGATGCGGCCCGCTGCCTGGTACAGCCGGCGTGGATCGACGCGCTGATCGACGCGTGCGTGAACGACGCCGTCGGCGGCCTGCTGGCGTTGCCACTCGCCGACACACTGAAGGCCGAGACGGCGGGCCGCGTGAGCGCCACCGTCGACCGCGCCCGCAAGTGGGCGGCGCAGACGCCGCAGATGTTCCGCATCGGGCTGCTGCAGGAAGCCCTGGCCCATGCCGGCGACGCCGTCACCGACGAAGCCAGCGCCATCGAAGCCCTCGGCCACGCGCCGCTGCTCGTGCCCTGCTCGATGGAAAACTTCAAGATCACCTGGCCTGCGGATTTCGCATTGGCCGAACGCCTGTTGAGGACACGCCCATGA
- a CDS encoding metallophosphoesterase has product MRRAGRKPEPSLISAPRRAAIISLTALATLFVLLLWHDFRNTWISPGYERHTLFHLSVYWGLWLVWPLLAWLGWRLGRAVRARRIAAALVAGSAFATGAALAWARFIEPQRLVVRETRLGQQCGAQVALISDIHFGKFTRERELNRLVDRLNTLPIDAVLVAGDWTYGPPHDLAAAFAPLARIKYPVFGVLGNHDEQMPGPPVADELREALTALNVKLIDGKRVWLGRCTLIGIGDLYAGIADSQVQHLQLDPPANPAERRVVLTHNPDVATLMKPGMASLVLAGHTHGGQVYVPVLTQLMLKRNTRGAYEQGLYPLPDTRLYVTPGIGTDILPLRFLVPPTIDVLSL; this is encoded by the coding sequence ATGAGGCGAGCCGGTCGCAAACCCGAACCGTCCCTGATCAGCGCGCCGCGGCGCGCGGCCATCATCAGCCTCACGGCCCTCGCCACGCTCTTCGTGCTGCTGCTGTGGCACGACTTCCGCAACACCTGGATCTCGCCCGGCTACGAGCGCCACACCCTCTTCCACCTCTCGGTCTACTGGGGCTTGTGGCTCGTGTGGCCGCTACTCGCGTGGCTGGGCTGGCGGCTCGGGCGCGCAGTGCGGGCGCGGCGCATCGCCGCCGCGCTCGTGGCCGGCTCGGCCTTCGCGACCGGCGCCGCGCTGGCCTGGGCCCGATTCATCGAACCGCAGCGGCTCGTGGTGCGCGAGACACGGCTTGGGCAGCAGTGCGGCGCGCAGGTGGCCTTGATCTCCGACATCCACTTCGGCAAGTTCACCCGCGAGCGCGAGCTGAATCGCCTCGTGGACCGGCTGAACACCTTGCCCATCGATGCCGTGCTCGTGGCTGGCGACTGGACGTACGGGCCGCCACACGACCTGGCGGCGGCCTTCGCGCCGCTCGCGCGGATCAAGTACCCGGTGTTCGGCGTGCTGGGCAACCACGACGAGCAGATGCCCGGACCACCCGTGGCGGATGAACTGCGCGAGGCCCTCACCGCCTTGAACGTGAAACTAATCGACGGCAAACGGGTGTGGCTGGGTCGCTGCACCCTCATCGGCATCGGCGACCTCTACGCCGGCATCGCCGACAGCCAGGTGCAGCATCTGCAACTCGACCCGCCGGCGAACCCCGCAGAACGCCGCGTCGTGCTCACGCACAACCCCGACGTCGCCACGCTGATGAAGCCCGGAATGGCCTCCCTGGTGCTGGCCGGCCACACCCACGGCGGGCAGGTCTACGTGCCCGTGCTGACGCAGCTCATGCTGAAGCGGAACACCCGCGGTGCCTACGAGCAGGGCCTCTACCCGCTGCCCGACACCCGCCTCTACGTCACGCCCGGCATCGGCACCGACATCCTGCCGCTGCGCTTCCTCGTGCCGCCGACGATCGATGTGCTGTCGCTCTAG
- the ispF gene encoding 2-C-methyl-D-erythritol 2,4-cyclodiphosphate synthase: MTLKPQVPRWRIGEGWDTHALVTGRKLILGGVEIPHTHGLQGHSDADALCHAITDALFGAAALGDIGRHFPDTDPQFRGADSLALLTEAGRRVKAAGWIIGNVDSTIIAQAPKMAPHIQPMRQRIGIALGIPVEQVNVKAKTAENMGPVGRGESIEARAVCLLVKA; encoded by the coding sequence ATGACGCTCAAACCCCAAGTGCCGCGCTGGCGCATCGGTGAAGGTTGGGACACGCACGCACTCGTGACCGGCCGCAAGCTCATCCTCGGTGGCGTGGAGATTCCGCACACGCATGGCCTGCAGGGCCATTCGGATGCCGACGCGCTGTGCCATGCGATCACCGACGCGCTCTTCGGCGCCGCCGCGCTGGGCGACATCGGCCGCCACTTCCCCGACACCGACCCACAGTTCCGTGGCGCCGATTCGCTCGCGCTGCTCACCGAAGCGGGGCGGCGCGTAAAGGCGGCGGGCTGGATCATCGGCAACGTCGACAGCACGATCATCGCGCAGGCACCGAAGATGGCGCCGCACATCCAGCCCATGCGTCAGCGCATCGGCATCGCGCTCGGCATTCCGGTCGAGCAGGTGAACGTGAAGGCCAAGACGGCCGAGAACATGGGGCCGGTGGGGCGCGGCGAGTCGATCGAGGCACGCGCGGTGTGCCTGCTGGTCAAGGCTTGA
- the mfd gene encoding transcription-repair coupling factor — translation MQLPSLAPGKRFTLPRPVGSADALLLARFAQAQKREGRITAIVTAEPADTQRLEGELPFFAPELRVAVFPDWETLPYDTFSPHQDLISERLATLWRIQQGEVDVVLMPASTALVRLAPPSFLAGYTFHFKQKTKLNEAALKAQLTLAGYQHVSQVVSPGEYAVRGGLIDLFPMGSLVPYRVDLFGDEVDSIRTFDPDSQRSLYPVPEVRLLPGREFPMDEEARAKFRARWREKVEGDPTKVRIYKDIGSGIATAGIEYYLPLFFDSTAPIFEYLGANAAIALHGDIDEALKRFWTDTRERHRFLQHDRERPILPPEDLFLRPEDFFTLANAHAVLAVRGKEPVDWARPLPDLSVDRGAPDPLKRLQLHLGATPHRVLVVAESEGRRESLLELLRDNKIEPPSVKSLAEFEAGDERYAIAVAPMAEGFFWTEPDKNIQFVTETELFATTPTARRKRKQEQASDVNTLIKDLSELKVGDPVVHLNHGIGRYVGLENIDLGDGPSEFLILEYADKATLKIPVSQLHLISRYTGVSAEEAPLHKLGSGQWEKAKRKAAEQVRDTAAELLNLYARRAAREGFAFRFQPHDYEAFAASFGFEETPDQKAAIHAVIQDMVSPKPMDRLVCGDVGFGKTEVALRAAFVAVTGGKQVAILAPTTLLAEQHYQNIADRFGKWPVRVAEISRFRSSKEVKATLEGLADGTVDIVVGTHALIGDKVKFKRLGLLVIDEEHRFGVRHKEAIKAMRAEVDVLTLTATPIPRTLGMALEGLRDLSVIATAPQRRLAIKTFVRTEGSSVIREAVLRELKRGGQVYFLHNEVETIENRRQKLQELLPEARIAVAHGQMPERQLEAVMRDFVAQRHNVLLCSTIIETGIDVPSANTIVISRADKFGLAQLHQLRGRVGRSHHQAYAYLLVPDVEGLTKQAGQRLEAIQNMEELGSGFYLAMHDLEIRGVGEVLGENQSGNMMEVGFQLYNDMLSEAVRALKAGREPDLLSPLSATTEINLHAPALLPDDYCGDVHTRLSLYKRLATAEKAEQIDAMLEEITDRFGKLPPQGQTLFDVHRLRVLAKPYGVTKIDAGSSAMVISFRPNPPIDAMRIIELVQKNRHIKLAGNEKLRIERQTPDPKDRAQLIRDVLRSLGTPTTKQPA, via the coding sequence ATGCAGCTGCCTTCGCTCGCCCCCGGAAAACGCTTCACCTTGCCCCGCCCCGTCGGCTCGGCCGATGCCTTGCTGCTGGCGCGCTTTGCGCAAGCCCAGAAGCGCGAGGGGCGCATCACCGCGATCGTGACCGCCGAGCCGGCCGACACCCAGCGGCTCGAAGGCGAGCTGCCCTTCTTCGCCCCCGAGCTGCGCGTGGCCGTGTTCCCCGATTGGGAGACGCTGCCCTACGACACCTTCTCGCCGCACCAGGACCTGATCTCCGAGCGCCTGGCCACGCTCTGGCGCATCCAGCAGGGCGAGGTCGACGTGGTGCTGATGCCGGCCTCGACCGCGCTCGTGCGACTGGCGCCGCCGAGCTTTCTCGCCGGCTACACCTTCCATTTCAAGCAAAAGACAAAGCTCAACGAAGCCGCGCTCAAGGCGCAGCTCACGCTCGCCGGCTACCAGCACGTGAGCCAGGTCGTGTCGCCCGGCGAATACGCGGTGCGGGGTGGTCTGATCGATCTCTTTCCGATGGGCTCGCTCGTGCCCTACCGCGTGGACCTCTTCGGCGACGAGGTCGACAGCATCCGCACCTTCGACCCCGACAGCCAGCGCAGCCTCTACCCCGTGCCCGAGGTGCGCCTCCTGCCCGGCCGCGAATTCCCGATGGACGAGGAAGCGCGCGCCAAATTCCGCGCGCGTTGGCGCGAGAAGGTCGAGGGCGACCCGACCAAGGTGCGCATCTACAAGGACATCGGCAGCGGCATCGCCACCGCCGGCATCGAGTACTACCTGCCGCTCTTCTTCGACAGCACCGCGCCGATCTTCGAATACCTCGGTGCCAATGCCGCCATCGCGCTGCACGGCGACATCGACGAGGCACTCAAGCGCTTCTGGACCGACACCCGCGAGCGCCACCGATTCCTGCAGCACGACCGCGAGCGGCCGATCCTGCCGCCGGAAGACCTGTTCCTGCGGCCAGAAGATTTCTTCACGCTGGCCAATGCCCATGCCGTGCTCGCGGTGCGCGGCAAGGAGCCGGTCGACTGGGCCCGCCCGCTGCCCGACCTGAGCGTGGACCGGGGCGCACCCGATCCGCTGAAGCGCCTGCAACTGCACCTGGGCGCCACGCCGCACCGTGTGCTCGTGGTCGCCGAAAGCGAAGGCCGCCGCGAGAGCCTGCTGGAACTGCTGCGCGACAACAAGATCGAGCCGCCGTCGGTGAAGAGCCTGGCCGAGTTCGAAGCCGGCGACGAGCGCTACGCGATTGCCGTGGCGCCCATGGCCGAGGGCTTTTTCTGGACTGAGCCTGACAAGAACATCCAGTTCGTCACCGAGACCGAGCTCTTCGCGACGACGCCGACCGCAAGACGCAAGCGCAAGCAGGAGCAGGCGAGCGACGTCAACACGCTGATCAAGGACCTGTCGGAGCTGAAGGTCGGCGACCCCGTCGTGCACCTGAACCACGGCATCGGCCGCTACGTGGGCCTGGAGAACATCGACCTCGGCGACGGCCCGAGCGAGTTCCTGATCCTGGAATACGCGGACAAGGCCACGCTCAAGATTCCGGTCTCGCAGCTGCACCTCATCAGCCGCTACACCGGCGTGAGCGCCGAAGAAGCGCCGCTGCACAAGCTCGGCTCGGGCCAGTGGGAGAAGGCCAAGCGCAAGGCTGCTGAGCAGGTGCGCGACACGGCCGCCGAACTGCTCAACCTCTATGCGAGACGCGCTGCACGCGAGGGTTTTGCCTTCCGCTTCCAGCCGCACGACTACGAGGCCTTTGCCGCGAGCTTCGGGTTCGAGGAGACGCCCGACCAGAAGGCCGCGATCCACGCCGTCATCCAGGACATGGTCAGCCCCAAGCCGATGGACCGCCTGGTCTGCGGCGACGTGGGCTTCGGCAAGACCGAGGTGGCGCTGCGCGCCGCCTTCGTCGCCGTCACCGGCGGCAAGCAGGTGGCCATCCTTGCGCCCACCACGCTGCTGGCCGAGCAGCACTACCAGAACATCGCCGACCGCTTCGGCAAGTGGCCCGTGCGCGTGGCCGAGATCTCGCGCTTCCGCTCCAGCAAGGAGGTCAAGGCCACGCTCGAAGGCCTGGCCGACGGCACCGTCGACATCGTGGTCGGCACGCATGCGCTAATCGGCGACAAGGTCAAGTTCAAGCGCCTGGGGCTGCTGGTGATCGACGAAGAGCACCGCTTCGGCGTGCGTCACAAGGAAGCGATCAAGGCCATGCGCGCCGAGGTCGACGTGCTGACGCTCACCGCCACGCCGATCCCGCGCACGCTGGGCATGGCGCTCGAAGGGCTGCGCGATCTTTCCGTGATCGCCACCGCGCCGCAGCGCCGCCTGGCCATCAAGACCTTCGTGCGCACCGAAGGCTCGAGCGTGATCCGTGAAGCGGTGCTGCGCGAGCTCAAGCGCGGCGGCCAGGTGTACTTCCTGCACAACGAGGTCGAGACCATCGAGAACCGGCGCCAGAAGCTGCAGGAACTGCTGCCCGAAGCCCGCATTGCCGTGGCGCACGGCCAGATGCCCGAGCGCCAGCTCGAAGCGGTGATGCGCGACTTCGTGGCCCAGCGCCACAACGTGCTCCTGTGCTCGACCATCATCGAAACCGGTATCGACGTGCCGAGCGCCAACACCATCGTCATCAGCCGTGCCGACAAGTTCGGCCTCGCGCAGCTGCACCAGCTGCGTGGGCGTGTCGGCCGTTCGCACCACCAGGCGTATGCCTACCTGCTGGTGCCCGATGTCGAAGGCCTCACCAAGCAGGCCGGCCAGCGTCTCGAGGCGATCCAGAACATGGAAGAGCTCGGCTCCGGCTTCTACCTCGCGATGCACGACCTCGAGATCCGCGGCGTTGGCGAGGTGCTGGGCGAGAACCAGAGCGGCAACATGATGGAGGTGGGCTTCCAGCTCTACAACGACATGCTGTCGGAAGCCGTGCGCGCGCTGAAGGCCGGCAGGGAACCCGACCTGCTGTCACCCTTGAGCGCGACCACCGAGATCAACCTGCACGCGCCGGCGCTGCTGCCCGACGACTATTGCGGCGACGTGCACACCCGGCTCTCGCTTTATAAGCGCCTGGCCACCGCCGAGAAGGCCGAGCAGATCGACGCGATGCTCGAAGAGATCACCGACCGCTTTGGCAAGCTGCCGCCGCAGGGCCAGACGCTCTTCGACGTGCACCGCCTGCGCGTGCTGGCCAAGCCCTATGGCGTGACCAAGATCGACGCCGGCAGCTCCGCGATGGTGATCAGCTTCCGCCCCAACCCGCCGATCGATGCGATGCGCATCATCGAGCTGGTGCAGAAGAACCGCCACATCAAGCTCGCCGGCAACGAGAAGCTGCGCATCGAGCGCCAGACGCCCGACCCGAAAGACCGCGCGCAACTGATCCGCGACGTGCTGCGCTCACTCGGCACCCCGACCACCAAGCAACCCGCCTGA
- the serB gene encoding phosphoserine phosphatase SerB: MSAQEFAPGLVIQRFTPPLKLTDFKLIAFDMDSTLINIECVDEIADAAGRKAEVAAITEAAMRGEIADYKESLRRRVTLLKGVPVSAMQQVLDQRLQLNPGAEELVRACKAVGMKVLLVSGGFTFFTDRVRDCLGIDFTRSNVLEVQDGELTGRMVDQPWGDICDGEEKRKMFLATCAQLGIKPSQGIAMGDGANDLPMMGEAGLSVAYHAKPKVREQAMVAINTGGLDRLLEVVR, encoded by the coding sequence ATGTCCGCACAAGAATTCGCCCCCGGCCTCGTCATCCAGCGCTTCACCCCGCCACTCAAGCTCACTGACTTCAAGCTCATTGCGTTCGACATGGACTCGACGCTCATCAACATCGAGTGCGTGGACGAGATCGCCGATGCGGCCGGCCGCAAGGCCGAAGTGGCCGCGATCACCGAGGCCGCGATGCGCGGCGAGATCGCCGACTACAAGGAAAGCCTGCGCCGCCGCGTGACGCTCTTGAAGGGCGTGCCGGTGAGCGCGATGCAGCAGGTGCTCGACCAGCGCCTGCAACTCAACCCCGGTGCCGAAGAGCTGGTGCGGGCGTGCAAGGCCGTCGGCATGAAGGTGCTGCTCGTCTCGGGCGGATTCACCTTCTTCACCGACCGGGTACGCGACTGCCTCGGCATCGACTTCACCCGCAGCAACGTGCTCGAAGTGCAAGACGGCGAACTCACCGGCCGCATGGTCGACCAGCCCTGGGGCGACATCTGCGACGGTGAAGAGAAGCGCAAGATGTTCCTCGCCACTTGCGCGCAGCTGGGCATCAAACCCTCCCAGGGCATCGCGATGGGCGATGGCGCCAACGACCTGCCGATGATGGGCGAGGCCGGCCTCTCGGTGGCCTACCACGCCAAGCCCAAGGTGCGCGAGCAGGCGATGGTCGCGATCAACACCGGCGGCCTGGACCGCCTGCTCGAAGTCGTGCGCTGA